A part of Leptospira yasudae genomic DNA contains:
- a CDS encoding helix-turn-helix domain-containing protein: MLRKKRSIKQYDMARALGVSPSYLSKIETGSQDPTEKFKQACAKYLKTTLEKLFNEQAVEDVYPEFTEGLTNRLWAKRRELGIKQYDMAKKLKVSTPFLSKVELGLLEPPEDFKTLASKALKMKKEELFLQKVEY, translated from the coding sequence ATGCTGCGTAAAAAACGAAGCATTAAACAATACGATATGGCGAGAGCGCTCGGAGTTTCTCCAAGCTATCTTTCGAAGATCGAAACGGGAAGCCAGGACCCTACAGAAAAGTTCAAACAAGCCTGTGCAAAATATTTGAAAACCACTCTTGAAAAATTGTTTAACGAGCAAGCCGTAGAAGACGTTTATCCTGAATTTACGGAAGGCCTTACCAACAGACTCTGGGCGAAACGCAGAGAGTTGGGAATTAAACAATACGATATGGCAAAAAAACTGAAGGTATCCACTCCCTTTCTTTCGAAAGTGGAACTCGGACTTTTGGAGCCGCCTGAAGATTTTAAAACGCTGGCGTCCAAAGCATTAAAGATGAAAAAAGAAGAACTTTTCCTTCAAAAAGTCGAATATTAA
- a CDS encoding LIC12015 family putative lipoprotein codes for MKQKTLSLTILSLLVLFAISCSRDSDVLASFKSGTITREELRAYYKLRGVEPDANNASIATQAKIVEELGIQKIAEANNNNTNVVTKDEYARIMAFVEPQVLFNDYRKQFSEKLMNSGMLQFAFGRILFVKATPDAAAKANGLLQQIQAIRSDKEVAEFISKNTDEAQRKAIGGRLEPHCINCGDDPFTAILKEAADQKGNFILKEAQGNYYILRVERIERIYPKKIDKFFQNELDKLKTLAVKFVSKEGISEDEKNAAKFYSDLVVNERANQTAEHYGNRFLKESWKKEMDALREKSGLKITDLTPEFIKTLKPDTILFEDKTGAKFAFKDLLVEFNKIAPILQKRKATPEEEKNDQLSFYTQIYLPIRISAESKEVQALKDTKEFKKTLPLLGRSVLFMLIRNRSTDGEVNVTEKEIRDTYEAGKLYAYSKPSASNPNERVPEDFGKVRERIKQELVESRKQSIFQDYLSKLKSENEFKIASESLKAGQI; via the coding sequence ATGAAACAAAAGACTCTATCTCTAACCATTCTTTCCCTACTCGTACTGTTTGCGATCAGCTGCAGTAGAGATTCGGACGTTCTCGCTTCTTTCAAATCGGGAACCATAACCCGCGAGGAACTCAGGGCGTATTACAAACTCCGCGGAGTCGAACCCGATGCGAATAACGCTTCGATCGCGACTCAGGCTAAAATCGTGGAAGAACTCGGAATTCAGAAAATCGCAGAAGCGAACAACAACAATACGAACGTCGTTACGAAAGACGAATACGCGAGAATCATGGCTTTCGTAGAACCTCAGGTTCTGTTCAACGACTATAGAAAACAATTCTCCGAAAAATTGATGAACTCCGGAATGCTTCAATTCGCGTTCGGAAGAATTCTTTTCGTAAAAGCGACTCCGGACGCTGCGGCAAAAGCGAACGGTCTGCTTCAGCAAATCCAAGCGATTCGATCCGACAAAGAAGTCGCCGAATTCATCTCCAAAAACACGGATGAAGCGCAAAGAAAAGCGATCGGAGGAAGACTCGAACCGCATTGTATCAACTGCGGAGACGATCCTTTTACGGCGATCTTAAAGGAAGCTGCGGATCAAAAAGGAAACTTCATCCTCAAGGAAGCGCAAGGAAATTATTATATTCTCAGAGTGGAAAGAATCGAAAGAATCTATCCTAAGAAGATCGATAAATTCTTCCAAAACGAATTGGATAAACTGAAAACCCTCGCGGTTAAATTCGTTTCCAAAGAAGGAATCAGCGAAGACGAAAAGAACGCGGCGAAATTTTATTCCGACTTAGTCGTGAATGAAAGAGCGAATCAAACCGCGGAACACTACGGAAACCGCTTCTTAAAAGAATCCTGGAAGAAGGAAATGGATGCACTGAGAGAAAAGAGCGGTTTGAAAATCACCGATCTGACTCCCGAGTTCATTAAAACTCTGAAGCCGGATACGATTCTTTTCGAAGACAAAACAGGCGCTAAATTCGCATTCAAAGATCTATTGGTTGAATTCAACAAGATCGCTCCGATCCTTCAAAAACGCAAAGCGACTCCGGAAGAAGAAAAGAACGATCAACTTTCTTTCTATACGCAGATTTATCTTCCGATCAGAATCTCCGCCGAATCCAAAGAAGTGCAGGCTTTAAAGGATACGAAGGAATTCAAAAAGACTCTTCCTCTTCTCGGAAGATCGGTTCTGTTTATGTTAATCCGAAATCGTTCCACCGATGGAGAAGTGAACGTAACCGAAAAAGAGATTCGAGACACGTATGAAGCGGGCAAACTCTATGCGTATTCCAAACCTTCCGCATCCAATCCGAACGAAAGAGTTCCCGAGGATTTCGGCAAAGTTAGGGAGAGAATCAAACAAGAGTTAGTCGAGTCCAGAAAACAGTCCATTTTTCAAGACTATTTGTCAAAGCTGAAGTCGGAAAACGAATTCAAAATCGCTTCCGAAAGTTTAAAAGCGGGACAAATCTAA
- a CDS encoding STAS domain-containing protein: protein MILNEIIISTEKIDNVQVMKLQGSINSFTEKKFREQLSLSIRSGPVILDLEEVSLISSRGIQSLKEMNQLSFTSRNKLVLIHPTDSVKNAIKMAALNGLFLIAPDEESALKMTMKNNR from the coding sequence ATGATTCTGAACGAAATCATCATTTCTACGGAAAAAATAGACAACGTTCAAGTTATGAAGCTTCAGGGTTCGATCAACTCATTTACCGAAAAAAAATTCAGAGAACAGCTTTCTTTGTCGATTCGTTCCGGTCCGGTGATTCTGGATCTGGAAGAGGTGAGTTTGATCTCTTCGCGAGGGATTCAGTCTTTGAAGGAAATGAATCAGCTCAGCTTCACTTCGCGTAACAAATTGGTCTTGATCCATCCGACCGATTCGGTTAAGAATGCGATCAAGATGGCGGCGCTCAACGGACTTTTTTTAATCGCTCCCGACGAAGAGTCCGCTTTGAAAATGACGATGAAAAACAATAGGTAG
- a CDS encoding diacylglycerol/polyprenol kinase family protein — MTNSIRFNYARKLWHLLGLIVPVCYYLDVFQGAFELLNATRAVVSVVLVLCLGIILILEYLRFRFPGFQKFFLSIAGILMKEEEKTRLNGTLPYFLSCTFVVFLFPPEISILSMLFLVIGDPTAAWVGTFYGRRRFSNGKSVEGIVAFIIACAIVGFVFMYLSDTYGKQNFLKAEGFVFYNNLIFLVPAILISAVTELYCGTYWNGLIDDNLLIPAVSALVLGFTAWLVLGVEPSTIFLNPAELFLKI, encoded by the coding sequence GTGACAAATTCGATTCGATTCAATTACGCTCGTAAACTTTGGCATCTTCTCGGGTTGATCGTTCCTGTCTGTTATTATCTGGACGTATTTCAAGGCGCATTCGAACTTTTGAATGCGACTCGCGCGGTCGTTTCGGTCGTGCTGGTTCTTTGTCTAGGGATCATTCTGATTCTGGAATATCTTCGGTTTCGTTTTCCCGGTTTTCAGAAGTTCTTTTTGTCCATCGCGGGGATTCTGATGAAGGAAGAGGAAAAAACGAGACTCAACGGAACTCTTCCGTATTTTCTTTCCTGCACGTTCGTGGTCTTTTTGTTCCCTCCGGAGATTTCCATTCTTTCCATGTTGTTTCTTGTGATCGGTGATCCGACCGCGGCTTGGGTGGGAACGTTTTACGGAAGAAGAAGGTTTTCCAACGGTAAGTCCGTAGAAGGGATCGTTGCGTTTATCATCGCTTGTGCGATCGTAGGATTCGTGTTTATGTATCTCTCGGATACGTACGGGAAACAGAATTTTCTGAAAGCGGAAGGATTCGTATTTTATAATAACCTAATTTTCTTGGTTCCCGCGATTTTGATTTCTGCGGTGACCGAACTCTATTGTGGTACGTATTGGAACGGATTGATCGACGACAATCTTTTGATTCCGGCCGTTTCCGCGCTCGTTCTGGGGTTTACCGCGTGGCTTGTGTTGGGCGTGGAACCTTCCACGATTTTTTTGAATCCGGCCGAATTGTTTTTGAAGATTTGA
- the lcpA gene encoding complement regulator-acquiring protein LcpA, which produces MSKTSTKTNILFSAFVSALIATGACAPSALEITTITLCDHFNRTGECLEPVEKNHHYKVEIPNNRKPDTWEKLANYLYFHARETPGFIVRFNRKLTPSESKAIKDSYYATMSLSGTVERMEGFEMGEDWVGSFQYLGSMIKDKLKKENRLGSFPYTNTIFPAEVEFRFNSSLFEGSEKTKINLSFTVLPPEK; this is translated from the coding sequence ATGTCCAAAACATCAACAAAAACTAATATTCTATTTTCTGCATTCGTTTCCGCACTGATTGCAACCGGGGCCTGCGCTCCTTCCGCGCTCGAAATCACGACGATCACACTTTGCGACCATTTCAATCGAACGGGAGAATGTCTCGAACCCGTCGAAAAGAATCATCACTACAAAGTGGAAATCCCGAACAACAGAAAACCCGATACTTGGGAGAAGTTAGCGAACTACCTTTACTTTCACGCAAGGGAAACTCCCGGGTTTATCGTTCGCTTCAATCGAAAGCTGACTCCTTCCGAATCCAAAGCGATCAAGGATTCGTATTACGCGACGATGAGTCTTTCGGGAACCGTGGAACGAATGGAAGGTTTCGAAATGGGAGAAGACTGGGTCGGTTCGTTTCAATACTTAGGTTCGATGATCAAGGACAAACTCAAAAAAGAAAATCGTCTCGGTTCGTTCCCGTATACGAACACGATTTTTCCGGCCGAAGTCGAATTTCGATTTAATTCTTCCTTGTTTGAAGGAAGTGAAAAGACGAAGATCAATTTGAGTTTTACGGTGCTTCCTCCGGAGAAGTGA
- a CDS encoding DUF4416 family protein — MNSSKKNPPPQGKLTRPPGASFFIVVAYEDAEMFYSIKAKTEKKFSATLYESNPMPTWQDPDADLWNQFPGRNTKILSFKRRIHREELPSIQKECLAIQNAAVEKDSGVRIFPGYLCNHSVVVSSIQDDFHRIYLFNGVYAETIYNYQKQKMVARETAPSFFKTPEAVYFFTSLRESYVQNINKN; from the coding sequence ATGAATTCCTCTAAAAAGAATCCTCCACCCCAAGGAAAATTGACGCGCCCGCCCGGCGCTTCGTTTTTTATCGTGGTCGCTTACGAAGACGCGGAGATGTTCTATTCGATCAAGGCCAAAACCGAAAAGAAATTTTCGGCCACCCTTTATGAAAGCAATCCTATGCCTACTTGGCAAGATCCGGACGCGGATCTATGGAATCAGTTTCCGGGAAGAAACACGAAGATCCTTTCCTTCAAACGAAGAATTCACAGAGAGGAACTTCCTTCGATTCAAAAGGAATGCCTCGCGATCCAAAACGCCGCGGTGGAAAAAGACAGCGGGGTTCGGATCTTTCCCGGATATCTCTGCAATCATTCCGTAGTCGTTTCGAGCATTCAGGACGACTTTCATCGGATCTACCTGTTCAACGGAGTTTATGCGGAAACGATCTACAATTATCAGAAACAGAAGATGGTCGCTCGTGAAACGGCGCCTTCCTTTTTCAAAACTCCGGAAGCGGTCTATTTTTTCACAAGTTTAAGAGAATCCTATGTCCAAAACATCAACAAAAACTAA
- a CDS encoding YheT family hydrolase: MNSHPFKPKRFLKGKHLQTVYSTFFPPVNRLRTEFYVEDILLELSDGSGDALWLEHNPPIANYSSSGPAWNGIYIVMIHGMEGTSDSSYLVSLAQTALLKGYGCVRMNLRNCGRGQGFSKGTYNIGQTKDVQDVIDFVWEKLSHRIFLSGFSLSASLVLKYLGERRNHKVEAFSSTNPPLDLFKGCEFIDSIEGRFYRDRFVSEFRKKIKNKVIQLPPELEKNAFQTKTFYEFDDRVTAPFFGYKGAEEYYRDCSSNQFIPEIRHPGIVIHSEDDPVVPPFDWEKIPWEKLPHIQTILSPKGGHVGFLTDPTPEIPDGRWLNKIILDYFDSKAKPGS, encoded by the coding sequence ATGAACTCCCACCCTTTCAAACCGAAACGTTTCTTAAAAGGCAAACACCTTCAAACCGTTTATAGCACGTTCTTTCCTCCTGTAAACCGGCTCAGAACCGAATTTTACGTGGAGGATATTCTGCTCGAGCTATCGGACGGATCGGGAGACGCGCTCTGGCTCGAACACAATCCTCCGATCGCAAACTATTCTTCCTCCGGTCCGGCCTGGAACGGAATTTATATCGTGATGATTCACGGGATGGAAGGAACTTCGGACAGTTCGTATTTGGTAAGTCTCGCACAAACCGCGCTTCTGAAAGGATACGGATGCGTTCGGATGAATCTCAGAAACTGCGGACGCGGTCAGGGATTTTCCAAAGGAACGTATAACATCGGTCAGACGAAGGACGTTCAGGATGTGATCGATTTCGTATGGGAAAAACTTTCGCATCGGATTTTCCTCTCCGGCTTTTCTCTCTCCGCGAGTTTGGTGCTCAAGTATTTAGGCGAACGGAGAAACCATAAGGTCGAGGCGTTTTCGTCCACCAACCCTCCTCTCGATCTTTTCAAAGGATGTGAATTCATCGATTCCATCGAAGGAAGATTCTATCGGGATCGATTCGTTTCCGAATTCCGCAAAAAAATCAAAAACAAGGTCATTCAACTTCCCCCGGAACTGGAAAAGAACGCGTTTCAGACGAAAACTTTTTACGAGTTCGACGATCGAGTTACGGCTCCGTTTTTCGGATATAAGGGCGCGGAAGAATACTATCGGGATTGTTCCAGCAACCAATTCATTCCCGAGATTCGACATCCCGGAATCGTGATTCATTCCGAGGATGATCCGGTCGTTCCTCCGTTCGATTGGGAAAAAATTCCTTGGGAAAAACTACCGCATATTCAAACCATTCTCAGCCCGAAAGGCGGGCACGTAGGCTTTTTAACGGACCCGACTCCGGAAATCCCGGACGGAAGATGGTTGAATAAAATTATTCTGGATTATTTCGATTCGAAAGCGAAACCTGGAAGCTGA
- a CDS encoding ATP-dependent Clp protease proteolytic subunit: protein MPETEKITEVFEELTGSKISKNFLDHRKIFLWGPVTDESSKDLVGKLLYLEMKDPGKPITFYINSPGGVVTSGMTVFDTIKMITSPVHTVCMGMAASMGSVLLAAGKKGERSIWPNGKVMIHQPSIGGQIVAPATDLKIHAEEILKTKAKLNQILADACGHPVSKLEEDTDRDYYMDAEEAIKYGIVDKLATKIDFN, encoded by the coding sequence ATGCCAGAAACAGAAAAAATCACGGAAGTATTCGAAGAACTCACAGGAAGTAAAATCTCCAAAAATTTCCTCGACCACAGAAAGATTTTTCTCTGGGGTCCGGTAACCGACGAATCGTCCAAGGACCTTGTCGGGAAACTCCTCTACCTGGAAATGAAAGATCCGGGTAAACCGATCACGTTTTATATCAATAGCCCCGGCGGTGTCGTCACTTCCGGAATGACCGTATTCGATACGATCAAAATGATTACTTCTCCGGTTCACACAGTATGTATGGGAATGGCCGCATCCATGGGATCGGTTCTTCTCGCTGCGGGAAAAAAGGGAGAACGCTCCATTTGGCCGAACGGAAAAGTGATGATTCACCAACCGAGCATCGGCGGACAAATCGTCGCTCCCGCGACCGATTTGAAAATCCACGCGGAAGAAATTCTCAAGACGAAAGCGAAGTTGAATCAGATTCTCGCGGACGCTTGCGGACATCCCGTTTCCAAATTGGAAGAAGATACGGATCGCGACTACTACATGGACGCGGAAGAAGCGATCAAATACGGAATCGTAGATAAACTCGCGACCAAGATCGATTTCAACTAA
- a CDS encoding septum formation initiator family protein, which produces MTSLSTKVFWFSCFLAGLFYFIVLGESGIVVRSQLEETLASLQLDVERLAYENRQLEEKQKILKNDQAALEREARRFYLLSENAHIVKFREISNSSELKPILASRLNAFRPGKQFPVPPIHFIRIFYAIFASFTCIGVFIKMRKKKLDFTNY; this is translated from the coding sequence ATGACTTCTCTTTCGACAAAAGTCTTTTGGTTCTCTTGTTTTCTCGCGGGACTGTTTTATTTCATCGTCCTGGGAGAATCCGGAATCGTCGTGCGTTCCCAACTCGAAGAAACGCTCGCGTCCTTACAGTTGGACGTGGAAAGACTTGCCTATGAGAATAGACAGTTGGAAGAGAAGCAGAAAATTTTAAAAAACGATCAAGCCGCTCTCGAAAGGGAAGCGCGCCGTTTTTATCTTCTGAGCGAAAACGCTCATATCGTAAAATTTCGGGAAATTTCGAACTCGAGCGAACTCAAACCGATCTTGGCTTCCAGACTGAACGCGTTCCGTCCCGGGAAACAATTTCCGGTTCCGCCCATTCATTTTATTCGGATTTTCTACGCAATCTTCGCTAGTTTTACCTGTATTGGAGTTTTCATAAAAATGAGGAAGAAGAAACTGGACTTTACCAACTACTAA
- the eno gene encoding phosphopyruvate hydratase, whose product MSHNSQIQKIHAREIIDSRGNPTVEVDVTLADGSFGRAAVPSGASTGEYEAVELRDGDKHRYLGKGVLKAVEHVNIKIQEVLKGEDGLDQNRIDQLMLDADGTKNKGKLGANAILGTSLAVARAAAAHSKLPLYRYIGGNFARELPVPMMNIINGGAHADNNVDFQEFMILPVGAKSFREGLRMGAEVFHSLKSVLKGKKLNTAVGDEGGFAPDLTSNVEAIEVILQAIEKAGYKPEKDVLLGLDAASSEFYDKSKKKYVLGAENNKEFSSAELVDYYANLVSKYPIITIEDGLDENDWEGWKLLSDKIGKKVQLVGDDLFVTNIEKLSKGIASGVGNSILIKVNQIGSLSETLASIEMAKKAKYTNVVSHRSGETEDVTISHIAVATNAGQIKTGSLSRTDRIAKYNELLRIEEELGKSAVYKGRDTFYNL is encoded by the coding sequence ATGTCTCATAACTCTCAAATTCAGAAAATTCACGCTCGGGAAATTATCGATTCCCGTGGAAATCCGACCGTTGAGGTGGATGTAACTCTTGCGGACGGTTCCTTTGGTAGAGCCGCAGTTCCTTCCGGTGCATCGACCGGCGAGTACGAAGCAGTGGAACTCAGAGACGGCGACAAACACCGTTATCTCGGAAAAGGCGTTCTCAAAGCGGTCGAACACGTAAATATAAAAATTCAGGAAGTCCTTAAGGGAGAAGACGGACTCGATCAAAATCGAATCGACCAACTGATGCTCGACGCAGACGGAACAAAGAACAAGGGAAAACTCGGAGCCAACGCGATCCTCGGAACTTCCCTCGCGGTTGCCAGAGCGGCGGCGGCTCATTCCAAACTTCCACTCTACCGTTATATCGGCGGGAACTTTGCCCGTGAACTTCCGGTTCCGATGATGAACATCATCAACGGCGGTGCGCACGCGGACAACAACGTGGACTTTCAGGAATTTATGATTCTTCCCGTGGGAGCGAAAAGTTTCCGCGAAGGACTCCGGATGGGAGCGGAAGTATTCCATTCTTTGAAATCCGTACTCAAAGGAAAGAAATTGAATACCGCGGTCGGCGACGAAGGCGGTTTTGCGCCGGACCTGACGAGCAACGTGGAAGCGATCGAAGTCATTCTCCAGGCGATCGAAAAAGCCGGATACAAACCCGAAAAAGACGTTTTATTAGGTCTCGACGCGGCTTCTTCCGAGTTTTACGACAAAAGCAAAAAGAAATACGTACTCGGTGCCGAAAATAATAAGGAATTCTCCAGCGCCGAACTCGTGGATTATTATGCGAACTTGGTTTCCAAGTATCCGATCATCACCATCGAAGACGGTCTGGATGAAAACGACTGGGAAGGTTGGAAACTTCTTTCCGATAAGATCGGCAAGAAAGTGCAGCTCGTAGGAGACGATCTTTTTGTGACGAACATAGAGAAACTCTCCAAGGGAATCGCTTCCGGCGTGGGAAATTCCATTCTGATCAAAGTGAATCAGATCGGTTCCCTTTCGGAAACTCTCGCTTCCATCGAAATGGCGAAAAAAGCGAAGTACACGAATGTCGTGAGCCATCGAAGCGGAGAAACCGAAGACGTTACGATCTCTCACATCGCGGTTGCGACTAACGCGGGTCAGATCAAAACGGGTTCGCTTTCCAGAACGGATCGAATCGCGAAATACAACGAGCTTCTCCGTATCGAAGAAGAACTCGGAAAGTCCGCGGTTTATAAAGGCAGGGACACTTTTTACAACCTGTAA
- a CDS encoding DUF6989 domain-containing protein produces MKLSEKHALVFHILFFALSIPILFVPGNVSSGWRMFALVLGYNVGILLFARIWAHERWTDLWFFLFPLSCLQIFPDWFLSQILGVVEFPADGFPKIGTVSGYMAGLWVIPLFGSTFVSVRFRKRFPEGPALQSYLLGGLVAFVVFLVSEEVSYLIPVWFAKNVWMIDHVAVYVLAPEFILAVFACYAYDVCAYSSLPEKILWAFLTMFVYLGALGFFFLLLEGSAKVASSSAAPL; encoded by the coding sequence ATGAAACTTTCCGAAAAACACGCTCTTGTATTTCATATTCTATTTTTTGCACTTAGTATTCCCATCTTGTTCGTTCCGGGAAACGTTTCGAGCGGCTGGAGAATGTTCGCGCTCGTCTTGGGTTACAACGTGGGAATCCTTTTGTTCGCGAGAATCTGGGCGCACGAACGCTGGACCGATCTTTGGTTTTTTCTTTTCCCCTTGAGTTGTCTTCAGATTTTTCCGGATTGGTTTTTATCGCAGATTCTCGGAGTCGTCGAATTTCCCGCGGATGGATTTCCGAAAATCGGAACGGTTTCCGGTTATATGGCGGGGCTTTGGGTCATTCCGTTGTTCGGATCCACATTCGTTTCTGTTCGATTTCGCAAACGTTTTCCCGAGGGACCGGCGCTCCAAAGCTATCTTTTAGGCGGTTTGGTCGCTTTCGTCGTCTTTTTAGTTTCGGAAGAAGTTTCCTATCTGATTCCGGTTTGGTTTGCTAAGAACGTCTGGATGATCGATCACGTGGCGGTCTACGTTTTAGCGCCCGAATTCATTCTCGCCGTCTTTGCTTGTTATGCGTACGACGTTTGCGCGTATTCTTCCCTACCGGAAAAAATCCTTTGGGCGTTTTTGACGATGTTCGTTTATTTAGGCGCTTTGGGATTTTTCTTTCTTTTGTTGGAAGGAAGTGCGAAGGTCGCTTCCTCGTCGGCCGCGCCGCTTTAA
- the blaOXA gene encoding class D beta-lactamase yields MNQICSFLKPICGPIRFFFPSFVFLLLLIPFGFCKTLPPVDRGFASHGISGTLIVSSLDGSREWIHDMERSERRFLPASTFKILNTLIALRENVADERATVFRWNGTKYPFEDWNRDHSLLSAFQKSCVWCYQELAQKIGLKKYDRYLQNIEYGNGKTGTNVRTFWLERDLRISAREQIRFLKRLYRKELGFQPQDYETLRRIFLVSDESEFSLYAKTGWATTEPQVGWYVGYLENGNDVWFFALNLDVRGQEDLRLRKEILLQTLQDLRLIPNRSIRFR; encoded by the coding sequence ATGAATCAAATTTGCAGTTTTTTGAAACCGATTTGCGGACCGATCCGTTTTTTCTTTCCGAGTTTTGTCTTTCTTCTTCTTTTGATTCCATTCGGTTTTTGTAAAACGCTTCCGCCCGTGGATCGAGGTTTTGCTTCTCACGGAATTTCCGGAACCTTGATCGTGAGTTCTTTGGATGGAAGCAGGGAATGGATTCACGACATGGAACGTTCGGAACGGAGATTTTTACCTGCGTCCACTTTCAAAATTTTGAATACTCTGATCGCCCTCCGGGAGAATGTCGCGGACGAACGAGCCACGGTGTTTCGATGGAACGGAACGAAATATCCGTTCGAGGATTGGAACCGGGATCATTCTCTCCTGTCCGCGTTTCAAAAAAGCTGCGTCTGGTGTTATCAGGAACTCGCGCAGAAAATCGGTCTGAAAAAATACGATCGCTACTTGCAAAATATTGAATATGGAAACGGGAAAACCGGAACCAACGTCCGTACGTTTTGGCTCGAAAGAGATCTGAGAATTTCCGCTCGGGAGCAGATCCGTTTTTTAAAACGACTTTACCGGAAGGAATTGGGCTTTCAACCGCAAGACTACGAAACCCTTCGAAGGATTTTTCTCGTCTCGGACGAATCCGAATTCTCCCTGTATGCGAAAACCGGTTGGGCGACTACGGAACCGCAAGTCGGTTGGTATGTGGGGTATTTGGAAAATGGAAACGACGTTTGGTTTTTCGCTCTCAATCTTGACGTTCGAGGACAGGAGGACTTGCGTCTTCGGAAAGAAATTCTTTTACAAACCTTGCAGGACCTGCGTTTGATTCCGAATCGTTCGATTCGTTTTCGCTGA